One window from the genome of Anticarsia gemmatalis isolate Benzon Research Colony breed Stoneville strain chromosome 8, ilAntGemm2 primary, whole genome shotgun sequence encodes:
- the LOC142974621 gene encoding ecdysone oxidase-like: MDAAAIVSQIQAQQDSFKVLTMMMLIDYLFPKQPKLKDNDVFDFLIVGGGTAGCVLANRLMKANFSVLVLEAGPIKPYDAFLPGALMYMPHSRLDWNDTVVPDHFTGRCHRCFGAELPSGKVLGGSSAINFMVTARGNYRDYHRWADAANDPSWEYKHLIHLYKRSERLLAPEIANSPLGQCRGIGGNPPDTGDGGPGKIGIGIDNATNIPNYLKSFEEMGNEIVLDLNGKHSTGYARALFSIGEGFRQSTAYGYLIPAVGQDNKTNPKLFVSTNSFVTKIVIDECKHAIGVMVEINNTKPIFLRARKEVILTAGAIRSPQLLMVSGIGREKYLREMGIKLICDLPVGENFQDQVGISFIHKTKEKSSSAGTDLQKHPASVVVGYKSLDLCGEYPDYGTNTYIYDKEKALLEFCSQPFNFLSDICNKLYQEGKGREVAHTVLYGLYPKSRGKLYLKSANPKDAPIIDPCCFSDKDDMKNTVKYIKDFIPILNTTFFKNVGAIMVDPVGDKCCAEYGTDEYWECYAYCMSNSMWNYCGTCSLGAVVDSRLKVFGVQNLRVADASVIPHLIAGGNYQPTIVIAEKASDMIIEDWKE, encoded by the exons ATAATGACGTATTCGATTTTCTGATAGTCGGGGGAGGTACAGCAGGCTGCGTTTTAGCCAACAGATTAATGAAGGCTAACTTCAGTGTGCTGGTGCTTGAAGCTGGTCCAATAAAGCCTTATGATGCTTtc CTACCTGGAGCCCTCATGTACATGCCTCACAGCAGGCTAGACTGGAATGATACAGTAGTTCCAGATCACTTCACTGGACGTTGTCATCGCTGCTTCGGCGCAGAACTTCCAAGCGGAAAGGTCCTAGGCGGTTCCAGTGCTATCAACTTCATGGTTACAGCAAGAGGAAACTATAGGGACTACCATCGATGGGCTGATGCGGCCAATGACCCCTCATGGGAGTACAAACACCTCATACATCTCTATAAAAGAAGTGAAAGGTTACTGGCTCCGGAAATAGCAAACTCTCCTCTTGGACAATGTCGAGGAATAGGCGGTAACCCACCAGATACAGGTGATGGCGGTCCAGGCAAAATTGGAATAGGAATCGACAATGCTACCAACATCCCTAACTACTTAAAGTCTTTTGAAGAAATGGGTAATGAAATAGTTCTCGATTTGAATGGCAAACATTCAACAGGTTATGCCAGAGCGTTATTCAGTATTGGTGAAGGGTTTCGACAAAGTACTGCGTACGGTTACCTCATACCGGCCGTCGGTCAAGATAATAAGACTAACCCAAAATTGTTCGTATCCACAAATTCTTTTGTGACGAAAATTGTTATAGATGAATGCAAACATGCAATAGGTGTGATGgtggaaataaataatacgaaacCGATATTTTTGAGGGCAAGGAAAGAAGTGATACTTACTGCTGGGGCTATTAGATCACCACAACTTTTAATGGTATCAGGTATAGGACGGGAAAAATATCTTAGGGAGATGGGAATCAAACTAATCTGTGATTTACCCGTAGGAGAAAATTTCCAAGATCAAGTTGGTATCTCTTTCATCCATAAAACTAAAGAAAAGTCTTCTTCTGCTGGCACTGATCTTCAAAAACACCCAGCATCTGTTGTTGTTGGTTACAAATCTTTAGATTTGTGTGGAGAATACCCTGACTATGGTaccaatacatacatatatgacaAAGAAAAGGCTTTGCTTGAGTTCTGCAGTCAACCTTTTAACTTCCTATCAGATATTTGCAACAAGTTGTATCAAGAAGGTAAAGGTAGAGAAGTAGCTCATACAGTTCTGTACGGTCTGTATCCAAAATCACGAGGAAAACTTTACCTCAAATCAGCAAATCCAAAAGACGCACCCATTATCGATCCTTGCTGCTTTTCTGACAAAGATGATATGAAGAACACCGTCAAATATATTAAAGACTTTATTCCTATACTAAATACAACGTTTTTCAAGAATGTCGGGGCCATAATGGTGGATCCTGTAGGAGATAAATGTTGCGCAGAATATGGCACTGATGAGTATTGGGAATGCTATGCTTATTGTATGTCCAATAGCATGTGGAACTACTGCGGGACGTGTTCTCTAGGTGCTGTAGTAGACTCAAGGTTGAAAGTCTTCGGAGTACAAAATTTAAGGGTTGCTGATGCCAGTGTCATTCCACATCTGATTGCCGGTGGGAACTACCAGCCTACTATTGTTATAGCGGAGAAAGCTTCTGACATGATTATTGAGGATTGGAAGGAATAA